AGCAGCACGGATATGAGCAAAAAAACAGGGCGATTTAATTTTTGCAGTCAATTGCAATAAATTTCGGTCATTCCAAGCCGGTGAGATCGATGTGAATAACGCAGGCTCCGGACTGATCTCCGGCGCGTACCAACCCACACCAAAGCCATCGCCATTGGTAGGAATAGTGCTTTCGCGCGCATGCAAACTCTGCATTATGATTGAATTATTCGGTTGTACTAAAATATGCTCTAGTAAAACCCCGGAACCAAGATAAGCGACAAATCGGCACATGGTTGAATCATCCTTTGAAGAGCGCAGTAATGGACGAGCTTTCAATGGAAAATTTTGTATTTATTCCCGCTTACCAAAAGCCATGGTTGGTTTTTCCTAAAGCTTTGATAAGGTGGTGAACATATCAAAATTGTTCCGCCTTGTAAGCTCAGCTACTCAAATTATAGTTTGGATGCAGCGTGTTAGGTTAAATCGTTAGCGTACCTTCCATTTTTTATAGAGCCATTGCAAAGTACCGTCAGCGCGTAGTGCCGATAAACCTGCATTTAAGCGACGCAAGAATCCGGGATGTTCTCCTTTTTTTAATGCTACCGCAAGTGGAAACTCTGTGAACATTTTTCGGGGAACAGTCACTTTACCAGAGAAATTTTTCTTAATCATTGTCTTTCCTACTTGGAAATTCAGTGCTGCAGCATCGGCTTTTCCGCTGAGAATATAATCGAAACTTCTCTCATAATTTTCTGTAATAACAAGATTAATATCTGGCGCTGTTTCCTGAATATAGCTGGCAAAAGGTCCAGTTTTTGGAGTAACAACAATCTTGCCTGCTAATCGGGCAAGGTTGGTGGGTGCAGGTTCGGGTGATTTGACAAAAAGAGCACCGCCAGTGCTCACTAACGGACTACTAAAGTCATAGATTTTTCGTCTTTCTGCAGTAATTGCTAAAGGCATGATTGCTTCAGCTTGCCCATCGACCAGCGTCTTTTGTACTTGTGCAAAAGGAACCGGTACAAATTTAATGTTAATTTTTTGCTTTGCGGCTACTTCCCTAAGAATATCCACCATGAGGCCTTCTGATTTACCGTTTTTTACATAAACAAATGGCGGGTAATTATTTCGATGTGCAATGCGTATGGATTCTGTTGCAGCATGAAGTTGCGGGACAAACAGGTAAGCAAATAAGATAAGAAATAGGCGTCTGAGCATTTAGAATCTCCATATTGTAAATCGCCGATGCAAGTCAAAGTGGGCTAGATTATCTTATGATGCTTCTTAATACGCAACAGGAGTAATTGTCTGTTAGTCTGATTTAACCCAACGAGTGCTCCACGCAGCAATCACATCAGCCAAAAGGTTAGCATCAACTTGCTTACTAATTAAATGATCGGCATCACCCAAAGATAGGAAAGATTTTGGATGTTTCGCGGCTTTAAAAATTTCCTGTGCGTTTTCTATGGCTACAATTTCATCCAGGGGTGAGTGGCAAATAAGCAATGCTGTTTTGATTTTTCTTAAAAATGAGAGGGAGTGGTAACGGGCTAAGTCGTCAAGAAATTGTCTAGTGAGCGTAAGTTGTTTTCCCCCTAGGGTAACTTCTGTTTTACCCTGCCGTATTATTTCGGATAATTTATCATTAAAATTTTGGGTAACATGCTTCGCGTAAGCAGGGGCACCAATGGTAACTGTGACATCAATTTGGGGTAGGTGATTAAGTGAAGCCAAAACAGCAGCACCCCCTAAACTATGGCCGATAAGAATCTTAGGCGCACAAAACTGTTCTTGCAGAAAACGGAAAGCAGCCGTTAAATCATTAATGTTTGTAGTAAAGTTGGTCTCAGAGAAGTTTCCGCTACTATCTCCCAGTCCAGTAAAGTCAAAGCGTAAAACGTTAATCCCTTTTCTTGCTAAAGCGCGGCTGATTCGGGAGGCAGCTAAAGAGTTTTTAGAGCAAGTAAAGCAGTGTGCAAATATAGCATAACTATCAGTGCTTTTTTCTGAGATTTCCAGGATTCCTTGAAGTAAGAGTCCCTCTTGATTTTCAAAAGAAATGGGCTTTGCAGTCATAATATTACCTTTAAGCATCTCAAGTGCTTAACCTAATTATGGGATCTTTCAATAATTTAGCAACTATAATTAACTTATCCTTCTCAATAAGTGACGTTCATGTTTCTATTCAAGGGGATTGTAGCGGGAATAATTTTACTTCTCCCAATTGGCAGCATTGCTTCCACTGCTGATGAATTAAATGCCGCTGTTTTGAATGCGACTATTCAAGTGATGCGCGAGTGTTATGATGTGAAGCACACGGCTAATGCTGAATTTGCAAAATGCATGGCTGATACATTAAAGCAGGTGGTTAATCCATATGATTATCGAGTTTTTGTTACAGGTGATGTGCCAGGCAACGCAGACTTGACGATTGTTAATGGGGCAAACAACATCATAACGTGTACAGTATCAGCACAAAAAACAATAAAAGTGAGTCAATGTTCTTCACATCAGGGACCACCACAAAATCCGCAACAGAAGACATCAATAACTCCACCGTAATTAACGCATATTCCCTGTGTGCCCCAGCGAAAATTGTCCTGGTTGCGGCCAGACAGTAAGGCCGTGCGGGCCATCTCCGACCTTAATACGGTGAGTGAGCGCTCCATTTGCGGTGTTAAATACATAAACCTCACTGTCATAGCGGCCCGAGAGCCAAAGTTCTGTCCCATTGCCATTCACATTCCCCATATCTGGGCTGCCACCACCAGGTATAGGCCAAGTGGTGGCTATAGTTTGTGTTTTGGGGTCAATCACGGTGATATTACCTGGTCCATGCGGCGGACAATTCAAATGATGACAACCACGATTAGACACATAAAAATACTTGCCGTCGCGACTTGGGTAAACGGCATGAGTCCCGATGCCTGTCGGGATAAATCCTATTTCACGGAAATTGCCAGCATCAATCAGTACGACTCCATCACGCAGCATGTCAGCCACGTAAAAGGTAAGCCCATCTGGAGAGAGGCGAATATCTTGTGGCATGCTGGTTTTGCGTGTGCCTAATGATAAATAACCGATAACTTTGTGTTTTACGACATCAAATTTCATCAATTGGCCTGAAAATTCACATGTAACTACGCCATAACGATTATCTTGGGTAAAATCCATATGGTTTAACCCTTTACACTTAACCGGCATTATTTCCACTAACTTCATTGTGTGAGGATCGTGAAATTCCAACTGGCGGTGCGCTTCACAAACGACGATTGCGAACTGGCCATCGGGCGTGAAATAGAGGTTATAAGGATCGGTAACATGAATGGCTTTTCCCGGTTTAGCTGTAGCGGGATTAATTGGGGTTACCGTGTTGGATTCATTATTGAGCACCCATAGGGTCTTGAGATCATAAGACGGAACAACATGCTGAGGAAGTGTGCCGGTTTTAAAGGTGTCGACCACCTTGTAAGTGGAGGGATCAATGACGGAAACAGTCCCGTCCCCACTATTGGGAACATAGACACGAGGAAGCGCCCCTTTTGTCGCATCACTAAACATTCCGGTATTTGCATTGGCGTAGATATTAATAGCAGGGATTGTTGCTGGCGATTTAACTCCATCAGCCGGAGTTGCGGTTTCTTTAACCCCAGCCGCTTCTGAACGT
The genomic region above belongs to Legionella micdadei and contains:
- a CDS encoding YncE family protein, translated to MRVKETIFFLGGILLITLVLVDVFKIKRPLSFTRSEAAGVKETATPADGVKSPATIPAINIYANANTGMFSDATKGALPRVYVPNSGDGTVSVIDPSTYKVVDTFKTGTLPQHVVPSYDLKTLWVLNNESNTVTPINPATAKPGKAIHVTDPYNLYFTPDGQFAIVVCEAHRQLEFHDPHTMKLVEIMPVKCKGLNHMDFTQDNRYGVVTCEFSGQLMKFDVVKHKVIGYLSLGTRKTSMPQDIRLSPDGLTFYVADMLRDGVVLIDAGNFREIGFIPTGIGTHAVYPSRDGKYFYVSNRGCHHLNCPPHGPGNITVIDPKTQTIATTWPIPGGGSPDMGNVNGNGTELWLSGRYDSEVYVFNTANGALTHRIKVGDGPHGLTVWPQPGQFSLGHTGNMR
- a CDS encoding substrate-binding periplasmic protein; the encoded protein is MLRRLFLILFAYLFVPQLHAATESIRIAHRNNYPPFVYVKNGKSEGLMVDILREVAAKQKINIKFVPVPFAQVQKTLVDGQAEAIMPLAITAERRKIYDFSSPLVSTGGALFVKSPEPAPTNLARLAGKIVVTPKTGPFASYIQETAPDINLVITENYERSFDYILSGKADAAALNFQVGKTMIKKNFSGKVTVPRKMFTEFPLAVALKKGEHPGFLRRLNAGLSALRADGTLQWLYKKWKVR
- a CDS encoding alpha/beta hydrolase family protein; its protein translation is MTAKPISFENQEGLLLQGILEISEKSTDSYAIFAHCFTCSKNSLAASRISRALARKGINVLRFDFTGLGDSSGNFSETNFTTNINDLTAAFRFLQEQFCAPKILIGHSLGGAAVLASLNHLPQIDVTVTIGAPAYAKHVTQNFNDKLSEIIRQGKTEVTLGGKQLTLTRQFLDDLARYHSLSFLRKIKTALLICHSPLDEIVAIENAQEIFKAAKHPKSFLSLGDADHLISKQVDANLLADVIAAWSTRWVKSD